tatatataaccgactaaatattttatattttgagaacccattaaagaaaaaaaatctcaaaaacggaccacacattttttctctatttctctctctttaattaaattttaaaattcaccaaaatcattaaaaatgctttatctcacaaacagtaaatcgttagacgaaacaaaaagcacgAGTAGTcataaaatttcgtcctctttcattagagatccaattcaatatacttttgacgactttttaattttcgtttttttttgtacttacacatgtgtaagttgaacaaaaattatgattcggagcgggctttgcccttaaggatattcataaaccaaaactgtgggggtgataggtcattgagggtgataagtcatagagggtgataggtcatagagggtgataagtcatagggggTAATCAGTGATGGGTGAAATACCTAACGgactccgcccttagccgctatggctctGTCCTGgactaacgggctccgcccttggccaccatggccCCGCGATGGATTGACAGGCTtcgcccttaaccttcattgttatgtacatatatatgttcatttactaatttacatgtgacaacaatgatcctacacatgtgtaggtatacaagtacaagaggaaaaaaattaaaaattaaaaagtcgtcaaaagtatatcgaattggatctttAATGAATatccatgctttttgtttcgtctaacaatttacggtttgtgagataaaacattttaaatgatttgggtgaattttattatttaattgaaaaaagaTAAAGAGAAATAATGTGTGGTACAGAATGATttttgagttcttttttatttttgagttCTTAAATAACCATGTATATACTCTTTTGTATTCCAAGTTTATTGTCCACTTTTATAAAAAGAGATTAATTACCGTGTTGTTTATGAGTTATTTCCTTAAATAATTACATTCATTCCATCTTTTTAATTAGATCGAATATatcttaaatataatataaagataaactTTAACTATATTCGGAAAAGAATTcattaattagatatatatatatgtcagcCAATGAGGTTAGTGACTTATTGATAAAGTTTAGAACTTAGGGTATTTTAGTAGGATCCGAATCCcatctattttttatatttgtaggaGTGAATTATTTGGGAGGATTGAAAGTCCCGAGTTTCATCTCAGGTATGTCTGGTCCGAATTACACATACTACACAATTTGATGTTATTGTGATATCTCCGATAGTAACTACTGTCGGACCCTCAATTGGAGCCCTTTTGGGGTTAACACATGGGAGGGGAACATGTCATGGCGGAGATTTATGTTGTAGGCGAGTTAAACAACCTAATTATGTTTAcgttttttgttgtatatattactcaaatatatatgtaaataatgtTTACCTTGTTGCAAATGTGAACAAACACGATATAAACGTTTAACTAATATGTCCAATCTCAAATTttcaacaaatctttatcctaAAGTTTAAACTTGATCGATATAGAAAAGTTCTATGAAAATACAAGCACAACTTGACTGGGACAAAAGGACAAGCTTTTCAACGATTTGACCAAATTAAGACAAAACAATCGCAACTTGGATATGGACAACACAAAAAAAAGTTAGGAAAATGTAATgactttaaaagataaatgagttATGTTGCAAATAATGacaaaaacaactttttgaatatgaaaatattatatgtcATTATATCATAACACCTACGAGTATTAAGTAGTAAAAGTACCAATTAATTTCACGCGGATATAACACTGAATACAGTTGATATCCAAGCTTAGCAACCGCCATCAGTTACTTGAATTAAACGCGTTGTTTATTTGTTCGTTTTCTTCATCTGAACTGCATGTGGCGGTCCCACTTCCACCACCCAATATTTGGCCGGTTAAAGTTTTAACTTCTAATACTATTTTATAAGCACCGttaataattttaaatcaaagtataaattattattaatataagtttaCACATTTGCTTTTAGTTTCCATATCTAATGACAGGTTATAATATACTATACTATAATCACCGTTATTTTATCTAATGTGGACTATATATTTTAGTATGTAGTCTGTATAAAAACCATATAGgattaaaaattcgttgaaaaatatacatttttgaCATGAAATTTATCATTATAGGTAATAATACATTACAGAATAATATTATACAAcaatattcaaaatattttatctcaaaaaccacgTGGTCAATCGCACTGGGCGGGTTGTTCCCAGTTAACAAtcctaatgaaaaaacatgaaattttaagaacacccacacattttttttaatttatcgatatacggcttttgagataaaatattttgaatgtatTAGAggaatgaaataatttatagagtggagaaaaaaaaaatgagtggttgaggtttgaagagagagaaaaaatgggTTGTtgggatttaagggtattataggtatattagttagagatatttaaattagtgaataaagagagggtaatttaggtagttcaaattatcttttaaatttttttttttttaaaaaaattgttctaTAAGAtactatagatataaatatgtgaaaacaaaaaacattacatCGTTTTTTATTCCTTCAAATTTAAGTTCTTTCATCAATTTTGTACCTTCCAAAATCCTCATAATCAAATACGTGTTTAATGGGATatacgaacaaaactatatcCACCTAGATTCGTATTGACAAATTTAATTTGAGGTGAATCTTCATGCCCGAAGCCATCCCAGGATTTTGTTTTCTTGTATAAACATGCAGTGACCGTCCCAATAGTTATctttttgtttcaaaagctaaatagatttaaatatttgttttcatCATGAAACACTGATATTTTTTGGCTATGCATGGTGTAAATGTAAATCGATGCATCTTGATCTTGGAACAAACTATTTGAAgattatccttttttttctaCATATTTGCATTGTCGATAATATACATGGCAATTACGATTCGATTTCCTTTTGATCAATTGCATATCAAGATGTTGTACATCTACTACAAGATATATATTGGACAATGTATCTAATTAGCATGCATTTTCTTATCCTTTTTGTTAGAAACGTGTGAGTACTTATTTTAGCATATTATTTCTCCAAGTCTAAATGAgcatgatcaaattaattttaaaggCAGTTAAGTTTCTTTGTATAGTTTCAAACAAGGAAGAAGTAACTTTTTGAGCATTTCACTTGTGTGGCCCTTTCATAACATTTTTAATCCAAAATATATCTACTCAATAGCCTTTGTTGACAAAAGTTTTAAGCCCAAATATAACCACAAAGGAGATATATGATTTATCCAACAAATTACACAAAATctatatccaaaaaaaaaaaaaagttaattacttcaataataaatttaaaacaattaaacCCAAGTTTCCTAATAACTCCATAAAGACATGTCATCATACACTTCATCATCCACATTATCCACAAAATTAGTATCATACCCCACCATTTGAGGAGGTGGCACCATCAATCCTTCTGCCATGTTGGCAATAAACCCCGGAAACCCAAAcatttcttcttcatcaacaaataaTTTATCATTCACAACTTCTTCCACCGCCGCCGGCGACTCTTCCACCACCACACCTCCACCAAAAGCCTCCGCGGCTTCCGCCGCAGCCTTCTTTATGTCCTCGACATTACTAGACTCCGGGACGGGCAACCGCCACACGGAGTCAGCAAAATTAAGACAAGCGGACCGCCCTCTCATTGCCAAAACTGCCACGTCATGTGCCCTGGCTGCCATGTCAGCAGTAGCATATGTCCCTAGCCATAATCTTGATGATTTTTTATTTGGCTGTCTGACTTCACAAACCCATTTTCCTGAACTCCTTTGCCTAATTCCTCTGTAAACCGGGTGTCTTGTCTCCTTAACCTTCTTTCTTCCGGCCCGTTTTTTCGGGTTTTGTGAAGCTAATAATAAAAAGACTTCTGGTTCAGAGTATTCACTGCAGCTGCTGCTACTTccactgctgctgctgctgcaatCTGAATTATTAGTTGAACAAGTATTTTCCATTATGGTTAATTTTGTAATACTGTCTTTGcctttttgttgttgttgtaagtAGTGAGAGTAGTAGTGAATTTATGATTATTGATGAATTTGGATATAGAAATGGTGaggtatatatacataattgcTTGTGTGTCAGTGTGTGAATAGTAGTGGTGAGCAAGTGGGTCAAGTGTGTACGGTGGGGTATATGAGAAAATTATAATTAAGCCAGTTGGGgttgggtggtggtggtggtggtggacgAAGGTTAGTAGAAGGAAAGAGG
The Erigeron canadensis isolate Cc75 chromosome 2, C_canadensis_v1, whole genome shotgun sequence DNA segment above includes these coding regions:
- the LOC122586391 gene encoding dehydration-responsive element-binding protein 1D-like; protein product: MENTCSTNNSDCSSSSSGSSSSCSEYSEPEVFLLLASQNPKKRAGRKKVKETRHPVYRGIRQRSSGKWVCEVRQPNKKSSRLWLGTYATADMAARAHDVAVLAMRGRSACLNFADSVWRLPVPESSNVEDIKKAAAEAAEAFGGGVVVEESPAAVEEVVNDKLFVDEEEMFGFPGFIANMAEGLMVPPPQMVGYDTNFVDNVDDEVYDDMSLWSY